From a region of the Nitrospira sp. genome:
- a CDS encoding hydrogenase 4 subunit F — protein sequence MSDFATTIPVSLLLLAPLIAGGLSMVLTGSRWLHVTNLISIGTLIAAESMIARSVFAQGSVTALGEIIYIDALSSVILFIIGTVGLACSLYMRSYMDEQIACGVIASKRLNLFFFLFHMFLLAMVVATVANSLGVQWVAIEATTLATTFLIAFWRRRESLEAGWKYLILCSVGISLALFGVVLLYYSSLRVLGDVSSALNITELQQVADQLDAHILKLAFVFLFVGYGTKVGLVPMHSWLPDAYTEAPAPVAAMLAGVLETVAVYAILRCRGIVDQAVPPDFTGGLLAGFGLVSFVLAAFFILLQHNYKRLFAYSSIEHMGLAMVGFGVGGPIGNFGGLFHLVNHAFAKSLAFFAAGNIHRRFKTVEIDEVRGLTTVLPWSALALLIAGLALAALPPFALFSSEMQIVTALGSSGPPGAWTNQGARFLVVILLLGSLIAFAGLLYRITGMAWGIAPKDIVPGEQWSVGHVPIILLGAVLVGFCWALPPPLRQLFEAASTLLAKR from the coding sequence ATGAGCGATTTCGCCACGACGATCCCCGTCAGCCTGCTCCTGCTCGCGCCGCTGATAGCCGGCGGGCTCAGCATGGTTTTGACCGGCTCGCGCTGGCTTCATGTGACTAATTTGATCAGCATTGGAACGCTGATCGCCGCAGAAAGCATGATCGCGCGATCCGTCTTCGCGCAAGGGTCGGTCACGGCGCTCGGTGAGATCATTTACATCGACGCGCTTTCATCGGTCATTCTGTTCATTATCGGCACGGTTGGTCTGGCCTGTTCCCTCTATATGCGGTCATATATGGACGAACAAATCGCCTGCGGTGTGATCGCGTCCAAACGCCTCAATCTGTTTTTCTTCCTGTTCCATATGTTCCTGCTGGCCATGGTTGTCGCGACCGTTGCCAACAGCTTAGGCGTGCAATGGGTAGCGATCGAGGCGACGACGCTTGCCACAACTTTTCTCATTGCCTTCTGGCGACGGCGTGAATCGTTGGAAGCCGGCTGGAAATACCTGATCCTCTGTTCCGTCGGGATCTCTCTGGCTCTGTTCGGAGTCGTGCTCTTGTATTATTCCTCCCTGCGTGTGTTGGGAGATGTCAGTTCGGCCCTCAATATCACTGAACTCCAACAAGTGGCCGATCAGCTGGATGCCCACATCCTGAAATTGGCTTTCGTGTTTCTGTTTGTCGGCTACGGCACAAAAGTTGGACTCGTGCCGATGCACAGCTGGTTGCCTGATGCCTACACAGAGGCACCGGCACCGGTAGCGGCCATGCTGGCTGGCGTGCTGGAAACCGTGGCAGTCTATGCCATTTTGAGATGCCGGGGCATCGTCGACCAGGCCGTACCTCCTGATTTCACTGGCGGTCTATTAGCCGGCTTCGGGCTGGTGTCGTTCGTGCTCGCGGCATTCTTTATTCTCTTGCAACACAATTACAAGCGCTTGTTTGCCTACTCCAGCATTGAGCATATGGGATTGGCGATGGTAGGGTTCGGGGTCGGCGGGCCCATCGGTAATTTTGGCGGCTTGTTCCATTTGGTCAATCATGCCTTTGCGAAGTCGCTTGCCTTCTTTGCGGCAGGCAATATCCACCGCCGGTTCAAGACCGTCGAGATCGATGAGGTCCGCGGCCTGACGACCGTACTGCCCTGGTCTGCTCTGGCGCTGCTCATTGCCGGACTCGCTCTAGCCGCACTTCCGCCCTTTGCGCTTTTCTCCAGTGAGATGCAAATCGTCACGGCACTTGGATCCTCGGGGCCCCCGGGTGCCTGGACCAATCAGGGTGCCCGATTTCTTGTCGTGATTCTCCTGCTCGGCAGTCTCATTGCCTTCGCCGGCCTTCTCTATCGCATCACTGGCATGGCCTGGGGCATCGCTCCCAAGGACATC
- a CDS encoding hydrogenase: MITPPIGSQLVDLGSALLLLTCFGIVAQRRLSACVDLFALQSVFLALTATLVAFLTGIHHIYIAAALTVLIKAIVIPRILKKVIERLNVKRELVMNINVPASLLICGALVMVAFLITQPIIPFGHLLTRDSLAIALAIVLIGFFTMIARQKAVTQMIAFLVMENGLFLGATAATYGMPLIVELGVFFDVLVAALIAGIYTNRLQDAFDSVDTAHLSELKE, translated from the coding sequence CTGATCACACCCCCTATCGGATCGCAACTGGTGGACTTGGGTTCGGCACTCTTGCTGTTAACCTGTTTTGGAATTGTGGCGCAGCGCCGGCTGTCGGCCTGTGTCGATCTGTTTGCTCTACAATCGGTTTTCCTTGCGCTCACCGCGACTCTTGTCGCATTTCTGACGGGGATACACCACATTTACATCGCTGCTGCCCTTACCGTCCTCATCAAGGCGATCGTCATCCCGCGGATCCTGAAGAAGGTGATCGAGCGTCTCAACGTCAAACGAGAACTGGTGATGAATATCAATGTGCCGGCCAGCCTGCTTATCTGCGGTGCGCTGGTCATGGTCGCCTTCCTGATTACACAGCCGATCATTCCGTTTGGACATCTCCTGACCCGGGATTCGCTGGCCATTGCGCTGGCGATCGTGTTGATCGGTTTCTTTACGATGATCGCGCGCCAGAAGGCCGTCACGCAAATGATCGCGTTCCTGGTCATGGAAAACGGCCTCTTCTTAGGAGCCACGGCTGCAACCTATGGCATGCCGCTGATCGTTGAATTAGGCGTGTTCTTCGATGTATTGGTCGCCGCCTTGATCGCAGGCATCTATACGAATCGGCTGCAAGATGCCTTCGATAGCGTAGATACCGCCCACCTCAGTGAGTTGAAGGAATGA
- a CDS encoding NADH-quinone oxidoreductase subunit H, with the protein MLDALVLIVMQTIVLLAVAPFIVGLIRKVKARLQCRRGASVFQPYADLVKLLRKQPVISSTTSWIFTATPYILFASTLAAGLLVPVFISRTPLSFAGNIIALVYLLALGTFFLMLAGLDAGSSFGGMGSSREAIVASLTEPGMMLSIFAIALTAGSTNLSTIVHKTALLEGIVTDPSPHLMAFAALVIVAIAETGRVPVDNPATHLELTMIHEAMILEYSGRYLALVEWAAGLKLLVFLTLIANVSAPWGIATNMEPAALGIGLAAYLVKVSGLAVLIGILESMFAKLRLFRVTDLLGAAFILALLGLVFFYVLRG; encoded by the coding sequence ATGTTGGACGCCCTCGTTCTTATCGTCATGCAGACCATCGTCTTATTGGCAGTCGCTCCGTTCATCGTCGGCCTCATCAGGAAGGTGAAGGCACGTCTGCAATGTCGGCGGGGGGCCTCCGTCTTTCAACCCTACGCGGATCTCGTCAAGCTCCTCCGCAAACAGCCGGTTATCTCATCCACCACGTCGTGGATTTTCACCGCAACCCCCTACATCCTCTTTGCTTCAACACTGGCGGCAGGGCTGCTCGTGCCGGTGTTCATATCTCGGACCCCATTGAGCTTCGCAGGCAACATCATCGCCCTCGTCTACTTGCTGGCCTTGGGCACGTTCTTTTTGATGTTGGCCGGTCTCGACGCCGGTTCGTCCTTTGGAGGAATGGGGAGCAGCCGCGAAGCGATTGTCGCGTCGTTAACCGAACCGGGCATGATGCTTTCGATCTTTGCGATCGCGCTCACCGCAGGATCTACGAATCTGAGCACCATCGTCCACAAGACGGCGCTACTCGAAGGCATTGTGACCGATCCGTCGCCTCATCTTATGGCGTTCGCCGCGCTGGTCATCGTGGCCATTGCCGAAACAGGACGAGTGCCGGTGGACAACCCAGCCACCCACCTCGAACTCACGATGATCCACGAAGCGATGATTTTGGAATATTCGGGACGGTATCTGGCGCTGGTCGAATGGGCGGCGGGACTCAAGCTCTTGGTATTTCTTACCTTGATCGCCAACGTGTCCGCTCCCTGGGGGATTGCAACCAATATGGAGCCGGCCGCACTCGGTATCGGCTTGGCAGCCTATCTCGTGAAGGTCTCGGGATTGGCGGTGTTGATCGGCATCCTTGAATCGATGTTTGCCAAGTTACGTTTATTCAGAGTGACGGACTTGCTGGGAGCCGCCTTTATCCTGGCACTGCTCGGACTCGTCTTCTTCTACGTCCTGCGAGGCTGA
- the hyfB gene encoding hydrogenase 4 subunit B, with the protein MLNLLWILLGGYVAGILLPLCLPRQPKAQIITTTAPAIVATSAGVVLGLLGLTSSDPITGSLASTIPLLTFAIRIDPLAAFFVLTISLAGLAASIYAIGYMRHFDGRTSLPLLGALFNGFLCSMTVVVLADNGIFFLIAWELMSLLSYFLVVTEHENAEVRYAGLFYLIMTHVGTAFIILTFLIFFQEGGSFAFDAFRHPEQPLPESMRTIAFLIALIGFGTKAGIVPLHVWLPYAHPAAPSHVSALMSGVMIKTAIYALIRVYFDFLGGQFPWWWGFVVLVIGAVSALLGVMYALMEHDLKSLLAYHSVENIGIILLGIGAGMIFQTYGLKEFAALGLLAGLYHTINHAMFKALLFLGAGSLLYTTHTRNMEEYGGLLRRMPWTGACFLIGAVSIAALPPTNGFVSEWLVFQSLFLSFHIPDTFLKLILPLAAAMLALTGALALACFAKAFGISFLALPRSTHARHAKEVPIPMRVGMALLATICVALGLVPMVVVPLLDRVVAPFTGVSIEGHVLALDGWALATVDVEFSSLSPSILALLLTVLSVLGLGIVAAFGGLMRKRYYKTWGCGINLTPRMEYTATGFVQPIKRVFSSIYQPTVKLETEFLHESQYFAKRRRFEFHVEPVFQKYLYDPVLAFVTALAGRLRIIQAGSLHLYLAYIFVTLIVLLLFAV; encoded by the coding sequence ATGTTGAACCTGTTATGGATCCTTCTCGGTGGGTATGTAGCCGGGATACTACTTCCGCTTTGTCTACCTCGACAGCCCAAAGCTCAAATTATCACGACCACCGCCCCCGCTATCGTGGCTACCAGCGCAGGCGTCGTTCTGGGGCTGCTCGGCCTCACGTCTTCGGATCCCATCACGGGATCGCTCGCCTCCACAATACCTCTGCTCACCTTCGCCATTCGGATTGATCCACTCGCAGCATTCTTCGTGTTGACCATCTCCCTAGCCGGTCTCGCCGCGTCGATCTATGCCATTGGATACATGCGGCATTTCGACGGGCGCACATCGCTCCCTCTGCTCGGAGCGCTCTTCAACGGTTTTCTTTGTTCCATGACCGTGGTGGTCCTCGCAGACAACGGCATCTTTTTTCTCATCGCCTGGGAACTCATGTCGTTGCTGTCCTATTTCCTCGTGGTGACGGAGCACGAGAACGCTGAGGTGCGGTACGCGGGATTGTTCTACCTGATCATGACGCATGTGGGAACCGCCTTCATCATCCTGACGTTCCTCATCTTTTTCCAAGAAGGCGGGTCGTTTGCGTTCGACGCTTTTCGACATCCGGAGCAGCCCTTGCCGGAGAGCATGAGAACGATCGCATTTCTGATAGCCCTGATCGGCTTCGGCACCAAAGCGGGCATCGTGCCGCTCCACGTCTGGTTGCCCTACGCACATCCAGCGGCGCCGTCGCATGTTTCAGCCTTGATGTCCGGCGTCATGATCAAGACCGCTATTTATGCCCTGATTCGGGTGTATTTCGATTTCCTCGGCGGGCAATTCCCCTGGTGGTGGGGCTTCGTTGTCCTCGTGATCGGCGCAGTGTCTGCGTTGCTCGGCGTCATGTATGCGCTGATGGAGCATGATTTGAAAAGCTTACTCGCCTACCACAGTGTTGAGAACATTGGCATCATTCTGTTGGGGATCGGAGCGGGGATGATTTTTCAGACCTACGGACTCAAGGAGTTTGCCGCGCTGGGCTTGCTGGCCGGACTGTATCATACGATCAACCACGCCATGTTCAAGGCCCTGCTGTTCCTGGGAGCCGGTTCCCTGCTCTATACGACGCACACACGCAACATGGAGGAATACGGCGGTCTTCTCCGGCGCATGCCATGGACCGGTGCCTGTTTCTTGATCGGGGCGGTGTCGATTGCCGCCCTGCCGCCGACCAACGGATTCGTCAGCGAATGGCTGGTGTTCCAAAGCCTCTTTCTCAGCTTTCACATTCCCGACACCTTCTTGAAGCTGATACTCCCACTTGCAGCGGCGATGCTGGCCCTGACCGGAGCCCTCGCCTTGGCCTGCTTCGCGAAAGCGTTCGGGATTTCATTTCTTGCCCTGCCACGGAGCACACACGCACGACATGCGAAAGAGGTTCCGATTCCAATGCGCGTAGGGATGGCCCTCTTGGCGACAATCTGTGTCGCCCTTGGTCTTGTGCCGATGGTGGTCGTGCCGCTGCTGGACCGAGTTGTCGCGCCGTTCACGGGTGTGTCGATCGAAGGCCACGTGCTGGCCCTTGACGGCTGGGCGCTCGCCACGGTGGATGTGGAGTTTTCCAGTCTCTCACCATCGATCCTTGCCCTGCTTCTGACAGTGCTTTCAGTGCTTGGGCTCGGGATCGTGGCGGCCTTTGGCGGGCTCATGAGGAAGCGCTATTACAAAACGTGGGGCTGCGGGATCAATCTGACGCCCCGCATGGAGTATACGGCGACCGGATTTGTGCAACCCATCAAACGAGTATTCAGCTCGATTTATCAACCGACGGTGAAGCTCGAGACGGAGTTTCTCCACGAGTCACAGTATTTCGCCAAACGACGGCGCTTTGAATTTCACGTTGAGCCGGTCTTTCAGAAGTATCTCTATGATCCGGTGCTCGCGTTCGTTACCGCCCTAGCCGGGCGTCTGCGGATCATCCAGGCGGGGAGCCTGCACCTCTACCTAGCCTATATCTTTGTCACACTGATTGTCTTGTTATTGTTCGCGGTATAA
- a CDS encoding sigma-54-dependent Fis family transcriptional regulator: MTQVFQVLIVDDEVNIRNALVTMLEKKGYRVCGLGTGEEALRHLEETRMDLVITDLRMPGMGGIEFLRQLKDKWSDTEVVVMTAFGSIDTAVEAMRLGAYDYLTKPIDRERFGVVVEKALERHTLTSENKQLRDRLETRIRFDQMVGESDAMQGVYSLVEMVADSDVTVLLTGESGTGKELIARAIHHKSPRADGPFITMNCGALPENLFESELFGYEKGAFTGAMSTKVGRFELADGGTLLLDEVGELSLKSQVDFLRVLETKEFRRLGGTKLIKVDTRILAATNRNLEEAVKQGEFREDLYYRLNVVPIRLPPLRERADDVPLLVDRYLAESSAQHHRGRKEVSREAMRLLRLYGWPGNVRQLRNLMERLVVTVKDTTIQPGHLPEEIQTSKEDARTMVITLGTSIEQIERQVIERTLKEVTNHRENAARLLGISLRTLQYKIKEYGIRD; this comes from the coding sequence ATGACACAGGTCTTTCAGGTTCTCATCGTTGATGATGAAGTCAACATCCGCAATGCCCTGGTGACCATGTTGGAGAAAAAGGGCTACCGGGTCTGTGGGCTGGGCACAGGAGAAGAAGCTCTGCGACATCTCGAAGAAACACGAATGGATCTGGTGATCACCGATCTTCGGATGCCCGGGATGGGTGGTATAGAATTTCTGCGTCAACTGAAGGACAAATGGTCGGACACGGAAGTCGTCGTCATGACTGCATTTGGTTCGATCGATACAGCTGTTGAAGCGATGCGTCTGGGTGCCTATGACTATCTGACAAAACCGATCGATCGTGAGCGGTTTGGAGTGGTCGTGGAGAAAGCGCTGGAGCGTCATACCCTAACCTCCGAGAACAAGCAACTCCGTGACCGTCTTGAAACGAGAATACGTTTTGATCAAATGGTCGGTGAGAGTGACGCCATGCAGGGAGTCTATAGCTTGGTGGAGATGGTGGCGGACAGCGATGTGACGGTCTTGCTCACGGGGGAAAGTGGAACTGGGAAGGAACTCATCGCGCGTGCAATACACCATAAGAGCCCGAGGGCCGACGGGCCGTTCATTACCATGAACTGTGGTGCATTGCCCGAGAACCTCTTTGAGAGCGAGTTATTCGGGTATGAGAAGGGCGCTTTCACTGGAGCGATGTCAACCAAGGTCGGGCGATTCGAACTGGCGGACGGTGGTACGCTGTTGCTGGATGAAGTGGGTGAACTCTCGCTCAAGTCGCAAGTCGATTTTCTACGTGTTCTTGAGACGAAGGAATTTCGGCGTCTGGGCGGCACGAAACTGATCAAAGTCGATACGAGAATCCTTGCGGCTACAAATCGCAACCTGGAAGAGGCGGTAAAGCAGGGAGAGTTTCGGGAAGATCTCTACTATCGGCTCAATGTCGTGCCTATCCGCCTCCCGCCGCTCCGCGAACGGGCAGACGATGTTCCGCTGCTTGTGGATCGATACCTGGCCGAGTCTTCAGCACAACATCACCGCGGACGGAAAGAAGTTTCGCGAGAGGCCATGCGGCTGTTACGGCTCTATGGGTGGCCCGGAAACGTTCGGCAATTGCGAAATCTCATGGAACGGCTTGTCGTCACGGTGAAGGATACTACGATTCAACCCGGGCATCTTCCTGAGGAGATTCAGACTAGCAAAGAGGATGCACGGACCATGGTGATCACATTGGGAACGTCTATAGAACAGATTGAGCGGCAGGTCATTGAACGAACTCTAAAGGAAGTCACCAACCATCGAGAAAATGCCGCAAGGCTATTGGGCATTAGCCTTAGGACTCTCCAATACAAGATCAAGGAATATGGAATTCGTGACTGA